In the Pungitius pungitius chromosome 5, fPunPun2.1, whole genome shotgun sequence genome, one interval contains:
- the fam189a2 gene encoding endosomal transmembrane epsin interactor 1 isoform X3, translated as MTSCQLSEAGDVCYCCALSPTSNCPQEKLLQLHPAPSCSTMRVLLKKVLFALCALNALTTAVCLMAAALRYLQIFSARTQCLDEHRAAGEQGEDPGHGPDPDEFVAPAPPPSYFSTFYSYTPRLARRILGDSVIPLPHIYGSRIKGVEVFCPLDPPPTYEVVAGSSTDASTQETDIVLTEWTTNPTPPVPSVPDGSHQLESTSPGTKPQILPPPPPSLPSPSQQQSSAAPTPCSKARIQRSNSDPVLMDLAAKMQSSSDAPSLQTTDSSTQTSQPTLASCPQGQVTLRRGNKPNGRPRPTSMVDYQSYRHTQQLVRKILDQPAAQGLAPEVLELVDSIRNVLQSDQEHMEEAVRCASYIEQVFTDSPMGPSQPAESHSVTFPRPWRRRRRRPCLLHLQSCGDLSSFTCQSVERRGNHTCAASTGGSRAGSRTGSLLERPERPHSLIGVFRETVL; from the exons ATGACCAGCTGCCAACTG AGTGAGGCTGGAGATGTGTGCTACTGCTGCGCCCTCTCCCCGACCTCCAACTGTCCCCAAGAGAAGCTGCTGCAACTCCACCCTGCCCCCTCCTGCAGCACCATGAGGGTGCTGCTCAAG AAAGTGCTGTTTGCGCTGTGCGCTCTGAACGCTCTGACGACCGCCGTGTGCCTCATGGCGGCCGCCCTGAGGTACCTGCAGATCTTCAGTGCAAGAACACAGTGCCTG GACGAGCACAGGGCCGCTGGTGAACAAGGGGAGGACCCTGGTCATGGGCCAGACCCAGATGAGTTTGTGGCCCCTGCCCCACCCCCATCCTACTTCTCCACTTTCTACTCTTACACACCACGTCTGGCTCGCCG GATCCTCGGGGACAGTGTGATCCCTCTCCCTCACATCTACGGGTCTCGGATCAAAGGGGTGGAGGTCTTCTGTCCTCTAGACCCCCCCCCTACGTACGAGGTTGTTGCCGGCAGCTCCACCGATGCATCCACACAG GAGACCGACATTGTTCTGACGGAGTGGACGACAAACCCAACTCCGCCAGTACCATCTGTTCCAG ATGGGAGCCATCAATTGGAATCGACATCACCAGGCACCAAGCCCCagatcctgcccccccctcctccctctcttccttctccATCACAGCAGCAGTCGTCTGCAGCACCGACCCCCTGCAGCAAGGCGAGGATCCAGCGATCCAACAGTGACCCGGTGTTGATGGACCTTGCCGCTAAAA TGCAGAGCAGCAGTGACGCTCCGTCGCTTCAGACCACTGATTCGTCCACCCAGACCTCCCAGCCCACGCTGGCCTCCTGCCCCCAGGGCCAGGTCACTCTGAGACGAGGCAACAAACCCAACGGCCGGCCACGGCCCACCTCCATGGTGGACTACCAAAGCTACCGGCACACGCAGCAGCTGGTCAGGAAGATCCTGGATCAGCCGGCTGCCCAGGGCCTGGCCCCAGAGGTCCTGGAGCTGGTGGACAGCATACGGAACGTCCTGCAGTCGGACCaggagcacatggaggaggccGTGCGCTGTGCCAGCTACATAGAACAG GTGTTCACTGACTCACCAATGGGTCCCAGTCAGCCAGCAGAGAGTCATTCGGTGACTTTTCCTCGcccctggagaaggaggaggaggaggccctgcCTGCTGCACCTGCAGAGCTGCGGGGAcctcagctccttcacctgTCAGTCAGTGGAGCGACGTGGAAACCATACATGCGCGGCCTCGACAGGGGGCTCCAGGGCGGGGTCAAGGACAGGGTCCCTTCTGGAGCGCCCTGAACGGCCACACAGTCTGATTGGAGTATTTAGAGAGACGGTGCTTTGA
- the fam189a2 gene encoding endosomal transmembrane epsin interactor 1 isoform X2 has protein sequence MLAVIISKGFKARLVFLFKAFIFSLFNGSVGNIFVLKLSLHPDSSVADLATFLLHSAFVGAAAASLGKSLQHWVILSGIVGLTTWRRPMLLLVNVFVLLSLVCVLLNLAGFILCCQGAQLVSSMTSCQLSEAGDVCYCCALSPTSNCPQEKLLQLHPAPSCSTMRVLLKKVLFALCALNALTTAVCLMAAALRYLQIFSARTQCLDEHRAAGEQGEDPGHGPDPDEFVAPAPPPSYFSTFYSYTPRLARRILGDSVIPLPHIYGSRIKGVEVFCPLDPPPTYEVVAGSSTDASTQETDIVLTEWTTNPTPPVPSVPDGSHQLESTSPGTKPQILPPPPPSLPSPSQQQSSAAPTPCSKARIQRSNSDPVLMDLAAKMQSSSDAPSLQTTDSSTQTSQPTLASCPQGQVTLRRGNKPNGRPRPTSMVDYQSYRHTQQLVRKILDQPAAQGLAPEVLELVDSIRNVLQSDQEHMEEAVRCASYIEQVFTDSPMGPSQPAESHSVTFPRPWRRRRRRPCLLHLQSCGDLSSFTCQSVERRGNHTCAASTGGSRAGSRTGSLLERPERPHSLIGVFRETVL, from the exons ATGTTGGCTGTAATAATCTCTAAAGGATTCAAAGCTCGTTTAGTTTTCCTTTTCAAAGCATTCATATTTTCACTTTTCAATGGCTCAGTTGGTAATATTTTTGTGTTGAAATTGTCATTACATCCTGACAGCAGTGTTGCTGACTTGGCAACCTTCTTGCTACACTCAGCATttgttggtgctgctgctgcttctttggGAAAGAGTCTGCAGCACTGG GTCATACTGTCAGGCATCGTAGGTCTCACAACATGGAGAAGGCCTATGCTGTTACTG GTCAATGTGTTTGTCCTTCTCTCTTTGGTGTGTGTGCTCCTTAACCTGGCTGGATTCATCCTGTGCTGCCAGGGGGCCCAGCTGGTTTCCAGTATGACCAGCTGCCAACTG AGTGAGGCTGGAGATGTGTGCTACTGCTGCGCCCTCTCCCCGACCTCCAACTGTCCCCAAGAGAAGCTGCTGCAACTCCACCCTGCCCCCTCCTGCAGCACCATGAGGGTGCTGCTCAAG AAAGTGCTGTTTGCGCTGTGCGCTCTGAACGCTCTGACGACCGCCGTGTGCCTCATGGCGGCCGCCCTGAGGTACCTGCAGATCTTCAGTGCAAGAACACAGTGCCTG GACGAGCACAGGGCCGCTGGTGAACAAGGGGAGGACCCTGGTCATGGGCCAGACCCAGATGAGTTTGTGGCCCCTGCCCCACCCCCATCCTACTTCTCCACTTTCTACTCTTACACACCACGTCTGGCTCGCCG GATCCTCGGGGACAGTGTGATCCCTCTCCCTCACATCTACGGGTCTCGGATCAAAGGGGTGGAGGTCTTCTGTCCTCTAGACCCCCCCCCTACGTACGAGGTTGTTGCCGGCAGCTCCACCGATGCATCCACACAG GAGACCGACATTGTTCTGACGGAGTGGACGACAAACCCAACTCCGCCAGTACCATCTGTTCCAG ATGGGAGCCATCAATTGGAATCGACATCACCAGGCACCAAGCCCCagatcctgcccccccctcctccctctcttccttctccATCACAGCAGCAGTCGTCTGCAGCACCGACCCCCTGCAGCAAGGCGAGGATCCAGCGATCCAACAGTGACCCGGTGTTGATGGACCTTGCCGCTAAAA TGCAGAGCAGCAGTGACGCTCCGTCGCTTCAGACCACTGATTCGTCCACCCAGACCTCCCAGCCCACGCTGGCCTCCTGCCCCCAGGGCCAGGTCACTCTGAGACGAGGCAACAAACCCAACGGCCGGCCACGGCCCACCTCCATGGTGGACTACCAAAGCTACCGGCACACGCAGCAGCTGGTCAGGAAGATCCTGGATCAGCCGGCTGCCCAGGGCCTGGCCCCAGAGGTCCTGGAGCTGGTGGACAGCATACGGAACGTCCTGCAGTCGGACCaggagcacatggaggaggccGTGCGCTGTGCCAGCTACATAGAACAG GTGTTCACTGACTCACCAATGGGTCCCAGTCAGCCAGCAGAGAGTCATTCGGTGACTTTTCCTCGcccctggagaaggaggaggaggaggccctgcCTGCTGCACCTGCAGAGCTGCGGGGAcctcagctccttcacctgTCAGTCAGTGGAGCGACGTGGAAACCATACATGCGCGGCCTCGACAGGGGGCTCCAGGGCGGGGTCAAGGACAGGGTCCCTTCTGGAGCGCCCTGAACGGCCACACAGTCTGATTGGAGTATTTAGAGAGACGGTGCTTTGA
- the fam189a2 gene encoding endosomal transmembrane epsin interactor 1 isoform X1, translated as MSLPVVLPGSCCPVIGAPQLVEQPYRNRPRGLPASSRITGGGSRLLLPGRPLLSLGLLQLLLGGSMVVLCFGALSLSNSPPIRTSCPFWAGSSVILSGIVGLTTWRRPMLLLVNVFVLLSLVCVLLNLAGFILCCQGAQLVSSMTSCQLSEAGDVCYCCALSPTSNCPQEKLLQLHPAPSCSTMRVLLKKVLFALCALNALTTAVCLMAAALRYLQIFSARTQCLDEHRAAGEQGEDPGHGPDPDEFVAPAPPPSYFSTFYSYTPRLARRILGDSVIPLPHIYGSRIKGVEVFCPLDPPPTYEVVAGSSTDASTQETDIVLTEWTTNPTPPVPSVPDGSHQLESTSPGTKPQILPPPPPSLPSPSQQQSSAAPTPCSKARIQRSNSDPVLMDLAAKMQSSSDAPSLQTTDSSTQTSQPTLASCPQGQVTLRRGNKPNGRPRPTSMVDYQSYRHTQQLVRKILDQPAAQGLAPEVLELVDSIRNVLQSDQEHMEEAVRCASYIEQVFTDSPMGPSQPAESHSVTFPRPWRRRRRRPCLLHLQSCGDLSSFTCQSVERRGNHTCAASTGGSRAGSRTGSLLERPERPHSLIGVFRETVL; from the exons ATGTCGCTCCCGGTGGTGCTGCCGGGGTCCTGCTGTCCGGTCATCGGGGCTCCGCAGCTCGTCGAGCAGCCCTACCGAAACCGACCGCGTGGATTGCCCGCATCTTCCCGTATCACAGGCGGCGGCTCTAGGCTGCTGCTGCCCGGGCGGCCGCTCCTCTCATTGGGCTTATTGCAGCTGCTGCTCGGCGGCTCCATGGTGGTGCTGTGCTTCGGAGCTCTGTCCCTCAGCAACTCGCCCCCCATACGGACCTCCTGCCCCTTCTGGGCGGGCTCCTCG GTCATACTGTCAGGCATCGTAGGTCTCACAACATGGAGAAGGCCTATGCTGTTACTG GTCAATGTGTTTGTCCTTCTCTCTTTGGTGTGTGTGCTCCTTAACCTGGCTGGATTCATCCTGTGCTGCCAGGGGGCCCAGCTGGTTTCCAGTATGACCAGCTGCCAACTG AGTGAGGCTGGAGATGTGTGCTACTGCTGCGCCCTCTCCCCGACCTCCAACTGTCCCCAAGAGAAGCTGCTGCAACTCCACCCTGCCCCCTCCTGCAGCACCATGAGGGTGCTGCTCAAG AAAGTGCTGTTTGCGCTGTGCGCTCTGAACGCTCTGACGACCGCCGTGTGCCTCATGGCGGCCGCCCTGAGGTACCTGCAGATCTTCAGTGCAAGAACACAGTGCCTG GACGAGCACAGGGCCGCTGGTGAACAAGGGGAGGACCCTGGTCATGGGCCAGACCCAGATGAGTTTGTGGCCCCTGCCCCACCCCCATCCTACTTCTCCACTTTCTACTCTTACACACCACGTCTGGCTCGCCG GATCCTCGGGGACAGTGTGATCCCTCTCCCTCACATCTACGGGTCTCGGATCAAAGGGGTGGAGGTCTTCTGTCCTCTAGACCCCCCCCCTACGTACGAGGTTGTTGCCGGCAGCTCCACCGATGCATCCACACAG GAGACCGACATTGTTCTGACGGAGTGGACGACAAACCCAACTCCGCCAGTACCATCTGTTCCAG ATGGGAGCCATCAATTGGAATCGACATCACCAGGCACCAAGCCCCagatcctgcccccccctcctccctctcttccttctccATCACAGCAGCAGTCGTCTGCAGCACCGACCCCCTGCAGCAAGGCGAGGATCCAGCGATCCAACAGTGACCCGGTGTTGATGGACCTTGCCGCTAAAA TGCAGAGCAGCAGTGACGCTCCGTCGCTTCAGACCACTGATTCGTCCACCCAGACCTCCCAGCCCACGCTGGCCTCCTGCCCCCAGGGCCAGGTCACTCTGAGACGAGGCAACAAACCCAACGGCCGGCCACGGCCCACCTCCATGGTGGACTACCAAAGCTACCGGCACACGCAGCAGCTGGTCAGGAAGATCCTGGATCAGCCGGCTGCCCAGGGCCTGGCCCCAGAGGTCCTGGAGCTGGTGGACAGCATACGGAACGTCCTGCAGTCGGACCaggagcacatggaggaggccGTGCGCTGTGCCAGCTACATAGAACAG GTGTTCACTGACTCACCAATGGGTCCCAGTCAGCCAGCAGAGAGTCATTCGGTGACTTTTCCTCGcccctggagaaggaggaggaggaggccctgcCTGCTGCACCTGCAGAGCTGCGGGGAcctcagctccttcacctgTCAGTCAGTGGAGCGACGTGGAAACCATACATGCGCGGCCTCGACAGGGGGCTCCAGGGCGGGGTCAAGGACAGGGTCCCTTCTGGAGCGCCCTGAACGGCCACACAGTCTGATTGGAGTATTTAGAGAGACGGTGCTTTGA